The following are from one region of the Salicibibacter kimchii genome:
- a CDS encoding KH domain-containing protein, whose amino-acid sequence MLKELVVTIARSLVDYPDEVNVQEEDVDGVTVFTLSVHEEDIGKVIGKNGRVANAIRNVLMAANRNQGKVRLNIAD is encoded by the coding sequence ATGTTGAAAGAACTTGTCGTAACGATTGCCCGTTCATTGGTGGATTATCCGGATGAGGTCAATGTTCAGGAAGAAGACGTCGATGGCGTCACCGTGTTTACCCTATCCGTCCACGAGGAAGACATCGGGAAAGTCATTGGCAAAAACGGAAGAGTCGCGAACGCGATTCGGAATGTGTTGATGGCTGCAAACAGAAATCAGGGTAAAGTCCGGCTTAATATTGCTGATTAA